The following are encoded together in the Tursiops truncatus isolate mTurTru1 unplaced genomic scaffold, mTurTru1.mat.Y mat_scaffold_759_arrow_ctg1, whole genome shotgun sequence genome:
- the LOC117310968 gene encoding cathelicidin-4-like, whose translation MLLSNPAYDTPHGPQERPRCCQGDGETISSPSTGGFPLPLPNNPVRQQPGLRQVQLTAGEEIRDGAGQEDAWLGHCIRPRRGIKEGPACWEEADLETMETQRASLALGRWSLWLLLLGLVVPSASAQTLSYREAVLHAVDRLNERSSEANLYRLLELDPPPKADQDLDTPKPVSFTVKETVCLRTTQQPPEQCDFKENGLVKQCVGTVTLDQSKDQFDINCNELQSVRRIPFWPPNWPGPWLPPWSPPDFRIPRILRKR comes from the exons ATGCTCTTGAGCAACCCTGCCTATGACACTCCCCATGGGCCCCAGGAGAGGCCAAGATGTTGTCAGGGAGATGGAGAAACCATTTCTTCACCTTCCACAGGAGGCTTCCCGCTCCCACTGCCCAACAACCCCGTGAGGCAACAGCCCGGGCTGAGGCAAGTCCAGCTCACAGCCGGGGAGGAGATCAGGGATGGGGCAGGTCAGGAAGACGCGTGGTTGGGCCATTGCATCAGGCCCAGGAGGGGCATAAAGGAGGGTCCTGCGTGCTGGGAGGAGGCCGACTTGGAGACCATGGAGACTCAGAGGGCCAGCCTCGCCCTGGGGCGGTGGTCACTGTGGCTACTGCTGCTGGGACTAGTGGTGCCCTCGGCCAGCGCCCAGACCCTCAGCTACAGGGAAGCTGTGCTTCATGCTGTGGATCGTCTCAACGAGCGGTCCTCAGAAGCTAATCTCTACCGCCTCCTGGAGCTGGACCCGCCTCCCAAGGCC GATCAGGACCTGGACACCCCGAAGCCTGTGAGCTTCACGGTGAAGGAGACTGTGTGCCTCAGGACGACCCAGCAGCCCCCGGAGCAGTGTGACTTCAAGGAGaatggg CTGGTGAAACAGTGTGTGGGGACAGTCACCCTGGACCAGTCCAAGGACCAATTTGACATAAACTGTAATGAG CTTCAGAGTGTCAGGAGAATTCCTTTCTGGCCTCCAAATTGGCCAGGGCCATGGCTCCCTCCGTGGTCCCCGCCAGATTTCCGCATTCCACGTATTCTCAGAAAACGGTGA
- the LOC117310969 gene encoding uncharacterized protein isoform X2, translated as MSPVKHTHRNGTHAHQSATCLGLAVSMALFCKAQAPSHSASTRAQLTLSHSPRCCGEELVGCLLSWLVVRSGAGAWRRLRSLDREQPWLPSLLTAEGRREGRIPSPGPCETTSMDQDLDTPKPVSFTVKETVCLRTTQQPPEQCDFKENGLVKQCVGTVTLDQSKDQFDIKCNELQSVRRIRFRPPYLPRPGRRPRFPPPFPIPRIPRIP; from the exons ATGTCCCCAGTAAAACACACTCACAGGAATGGTACCCATGCCCACCAATCTGCTACATGTCTGGGGCTGGCTGTGAGCATGGCCCTCTTCTGCAAAGCTCAGGCACCCTCCCACTCAGCCTCCACCCGGGCCCAGCTCACCTTATCACACAGCCCCAGATGCTGCGGAGAGGAGCTGGTTGGATGTTTGTTGTCGTGGCTGGTGGTGAGATCCGGAGCCGGAGCCTGGCGCAGGCTGAGGTCCTTGGACAGGGAG CAGCCGTGGCTGCCTTCCCTACTCactgcagagggcaggagggagggccgAATTCCCTCCCCTGGTCCCTGTGAGACGACCAGCATG GATCAGGACCTGGACACCCCGAAGCCTGTGAGCTTCACGGTGAAGGAGACCGTGTGCCTCAGGACGACCCAGCAGCCCCCGGAGCAGTGTGACTTCAAGGAGaatggg CTGGTGAAACAGTGTGTGGGGACAGTCACCCTGGACCAGTCCAAGGACCAATTTGACATAAAGTGTAATGAG CTTCAGAGTGTCAGGAGAATTCGTTTCCGGCCTCCATATTTGCCACGGCCAGGGCGCCGTCCGAGGTTCCCGCCACCTTTCCCCATTCCACGTATTCCACGTATTCCATAA
- the LOC117310969 gene encoding cathelicidin-4-like isoform X1, which translates to MLLSNPAYDTPHGPQERPRCCQGDGETISSPSTGGFPLPLPNNPVRQQQGLRQVQLTAGEEIRDGAGQEDAWLGHCIRPRRGIKEGPACWEEADLGTMETQRASLALGRWSLWLLLLGLVVPSASAQTLSYREAVLHAVDQLNERSSEANLYRLLELDLPPKADQDLDTPKPVSFTVKETVCLRTTQQPPEQCDFKENGLVKQCVGTVTLDQSKDQFDIKCNELQSVRRIRFRPPYLPRPGRRPRFPPPFPIPRIPRIP; encoded by the exons ATGCTCTTGAGCAACCCTGCCTATGACACTCCCCATGGGCCCCAGGAGAGGCCAAGATGTTGTCAGGGAGATGGAGAAACCATTTCTTCACCTTCCACAGGAGGCTTCCCGCTCCCACTGCCCAACAACCCCGTGAGGCAACAGCAGGGGCTGAGGCAAGTCCAGCTCACAGCCGGGGAGGAGATCAGGGATGGGGCAGGTCAGGAAGACGCGTGGTTGGGCCATTGCATCAGGCCCAGGAGGGGCATAAAGGAGGGTCCTGCGTGCTGGGAGGAGGCCGACTTGGGGACCATGGAGACTCAGAGGGCCAGCCTCGCCCTGGGGCGGTGGTCACTGTGGCTACTGCTGCTGGGACTAGTGGTGCCCTCGGCCAGTGCCCAGACCCTCAGCTACAGGGAAGCTGTGCTTCATGCTGTGGATCAGCTCAACGAGCGGTCCTCAGAAGCTAATCTCTACCGCCtcctggagctggacctgcctCCCAAGGCC GATCAGGACCTGGACACCCCGAAGCCTGTGAGCTTCACGGTGAAGGAGACCGTGTGCCTCAGGACGACCCAGCAGCCCCCGGAGCAGTGTGACTTCAAGGAGaatggg CTGGTGAAACAGTGTGTGGGGACAGTCACCCTGGACCAGTCCAAGGACCAATTTGACATAAAGTGTAATGAG CTTCAGAGTGTCAGGAGAATTCGTTTCCGGCCTCCATATTTGCCACGGCCAGGGCGCCGTCCGAGGTTCCCGCCACCTTTCCCCATTCCACGTATTCCACGTATTCCATAA